The following coding sequences are from one Arthrobacter sp. 24S4-2 window:
- a CDS encoding 6-carboxytetrahydropterin synthase encodes MFSLTVRRHFMIAHSLPREAFGPAQGLHGATFVAEVAFRRRALNDDAIVLDIGAAGEIIEAVLAGLNYKNLDEHPDFAGKLSTTEALAQYIAEAVATRVRDGEDGRELAGLDVTLRENPDAWASFSLDFDAR; translated from the coding sequence TTGTTCAGCCTGACCGTCCGCCGCCACTTCATGATTGCCCACAGCCTCCCGCGCGAAGCCTTTGGCCCCGCGCAGGGACTGCACGGGGCCACCTTCGTGGCGGAGGTGGCCTTCCGCCGTCGGGCACTCAACGACGACGCCATCGTCCTGGACATCGGGGCGGCCGGGGAAATCATCGAAGCCGTCCTGGCCGGCCTGAACTACAAGAACCTGGATGAGCACCCTGATTTTGCCGGGAAGCTGAGCACCACCGAGGCCCTGGCGCAGTACATCGCCGAAGCCGTCGCCACCAGGGTCCGCGACGGCGAGGACGGGCGGGAACTGGCCGGACTGGACGTGACCCTCCGGGAGAACCCTGACGCCTGGGCCTCGTTCTCACTCGACTTCGACGCCAGGTAA
- a CDS encoding glycosyltransferase family 4 protein, protein MPGFRTDRPSVRLLVPGNVRHNSGGNAYNAALARGLTVLGTDVAVCLVDGHWPVGSGEERRRLAGLLPDGDSNGDVDSAAGGTSDGTVAGPVTIVDGLVALGAPQELEAAAAAGRPAWILLHMPLDAHPDLEERALAAAAGVICTSSTTAAAIGARRCPAPIHVALPGTDSAPPAAGSDPPHLVAVAALLPNKDQLLLLEAFAGLTDLTWTAALVGSDSADPAYARAVRSAIGRLGLTGRVTVHGELSGAALNDAWHRADLSLLISQAEAYGMVVTESLARGIPVVVRDGTGAVEALAAGSPGVAAAPEGVAGPALPGTAVVLGADPSPLEGVLRGWLTDPDLRAQWRGAALAARNRLPGWDVTARTVLDAIAGDGPGNRTAPAHSVAVRADGQWPL, encoded by the coding sequence ATGCCCGGGTTCCGCACGGACAGGCCGTCGGTCCGCCTGCTCGTTCCGGGCAACGTGCGGCACAACTCCGGCGGCAACGCCTACAACGCCGCGCTGGCCCGCGGGCTCACCGTCCTGGGGACGGACGTGGCGGTGTGCCTCGTTGACGGCCACTGGCCGGTGGGAAGCGGTGAAGAACGACGGCGGCTGGCCGGGTTGCTGCCCGACGGCGACAGCAACGGCGACGTGGACAGCGCCGCCGGCGGCACCAGCGACGGTACGGTCGCGGGGCCGGTGACGATCGTGGACGGTCTGGTTGCCCTGGGCGCACCGCAGGAACTGGAGGCGGCCGCTGCCGCGGGGCGGCCCGCGTGGATCCTGCTGCACATGCCCCTGGACGCGCACCCGGACCTGGAGGAACGCGCGCTGGCGGCCGCCGCAGGCGTGATCTGCACCAGTTCAACGACGGCTGCGGCAATCGGGGCCAGGCGATGCCCCGCCCCGATCCACGTCGCGCTGCCCGGCACCGATTCCGCTCCGCCTGCCGCCGGCTCCGACCCGCCGCACCTTGTGGCCGTGGCCGCGCTCCTGCCCAACAAGGACCAGCTCCTGCTGCTCGAGGCATTCGCCGGCCTCACGGACCTGACCTGGACCGCGGCGCTGGTGGGCTCCGATTCCGCAGACCCCGCCTACGCCCGGGCGGTCCGCAGTGCGATAGGACGGCTTGGGCTGACCGGCCGGGTGACTGTGCACGGCGAGCTCAGCGGGGCAGCCCTCAACGACGCATGGCACCGTGCCGATCTCAGCCTGCTGATTTCGCAGGCAGAAGCCTACGGGATGGTGGTCACCGAGTCCCTCGCCCGCGGAATCCCGGTGGTGGTGCGGGACGGCACCGGCGCCGTCGAGGCACTCGCGGCGGGGTCACCGGGGGTGGCAGCAGCTCCCGAGGGCGTCGCAGGACCCGCGCTGCCGGGCACCGCCGTCGTACTCGGTGCGGACCCTTCCCCGCTGGAAGGGGTACTCCGCGGTTGGCTCACGGATCCGGACCTTCGCGCGCAATGGCGCGGAGCCGCGCTGGCTGCGCGGAACCGGCTGCCTGGCTGGGATGTCACGGCCAGGACGGTGCTGGACGCCATCGCAGGAGACGGTCCTGGGAACCGAACCGCCCCTGCTCATTCCGTTGCCGTACGGGCTGATGGACAATGGCCCCTATGA
- a CDS encoding crosslink repair DNA glycosylase YcaQ family protein, protein MTTEPLTVETPPAHTLTAERLRAWAWHRQGLDGSLAGHSSAEVFARAGWARSVGGANPYLALFARAGIRREQVDADVLALRIYELPSARGCTYVLGAEDFAWALKLGTDSADVFRVLGRLGVDRGELTLLEEQVLHALAEAGRPLDPKQLKDELGDSVRSLGEEGKRQGASTTLPTALGLLQRDGRIRRVPANGRLDQQRYAYTLWDLPPSPLDIDAARTELIRKYLGWTGGATLKQSQWFSGFTVAQSKAALAAVGAAEVPTADGNALWMLPDDVGRLAVFDVPAEEQIQLLAGTDSLVIQRRNAGDLFTDGDGDATLLGATLALQPDLPDHPILDRGRIIGLWQYDPAGQRIAHWLFAGSTPRVERRIAEVESWIREDLGDFRSFGLDSPASRQERIDALDAANAG, encoded by the coding sequence ATGACAACCGAGCCCCTCACCGTTGAGACTCCGCCCGCGCACACGCTCACCGCGGAGCGCCTCCGCGCCTGGGCCTGGCACCGGCAAGGCCTCGACGGCAGCCTCGCCGGCCACAGCTCTGCCGAGGTATTCGCCCGGGCCGGCTGGGCGCGTTCGGTGGGCGGCGCCAACCCGTACCTCGCGCTGTTCGCCCGTGCCGGAATCCGGCGCGAACAGGTGGATGCCGATGTCCTGGCACTGCGGATCTACGAACTCCCCAGCGCACGCGGCTGCACTTACGTGCTCGGCGCGGAGGACTTCGCGTGGGCGTTGAAGCTGGGCACGGATTCCGCCGACGTCTTCAGGGTGCTTGGCAGGCTGGGGGTGGACCGCGGCGAACTCACGCTGCTCGAGGAACAGGTGCTTCATGCCCTGGCCGAGGCCGGCCGGCCGCTGGATCCGAAACAGCTCAAGGACGAACTGGGCGATTCCGTCCGGAGCCTGGGCGAGGAAGGCAAGAGGCAGGGCGCATCCACCACCCTTCCCACTGCCCTCGGCCTGCTGCAGCGCGACGGCCGGATCCGCCGCGTCCCCGCCAACGGCCGTCTCGACCAGCAGCGCTACGCCTACACGCTGTGGGACCTGCCGCCGAGCCCGTTGGACATTGACGCCGCCCGCACTGAGCTGATCCGCAAGTATTTGGGCTGGACCGGCGGCGCCACGCTCAAGCAATCCCAGTGGTTCTCCGGGTTCACAGTCGCCCAGAGCAAGGCGGCCCTGGCCGCCGTCGGTGCCGCTGAGGTGCCCACCGCGGACGGCAACGCGCTGTGGATGCTGCCCGACGACGTCGGACGCCTCGCCGTTTTTGACGTGCCGGCGGAGGAACAGATCCAGCTCCTCGCGGGGACGGACTCGCTCGTCATACAGCGGCGGAACGCCGGGGACCTGTTCACGGACGGCGACGGCGACGCGACACTGCTCGGTGCAACCCTGGCACTGCAGCCCGACCTGCCGGACCACCCGATCCTGGACCGCGGCCGGATCATCGGACTCTGGCAGTACGACCCCGCCGGGCAGCGCATAGCCCACTGGCTGTTCGCCGGATCCACGCCGCGCGTCGAACGGCGGATCGCCGAGGTGGAATCCTGGATCCGGGAGGACCTGGGTGATTTCCGTTCCTTCGGCCTCGACTCGCCCGCATCGCGGCAGGAGCGGATTGACGCCCTGGATGCGGCGAATGCCGGTTAG
- the tadA gene encoding tRNA adenosine(34) deaminase TadA: MTSPEPRHAEWMGFALTEARRALATEDVPIGAVVIGPDGGVLGTGRNEREAHGDPTAHAEMVAIREAAARLQALRLKNGGHSDGWRLEDCTLVVTLEPCAMCAGAIVLARIPRVVFGAWDEKAGAAGSVFDILRERRLNHWVEVYAGVREQECATLLRDFFAGHRQVS; this comes from the coding sequence ATGACTTCCCCGGAGCCCCGCCATGCCGAATGGATGGGCTTTGCCCTTACCGAGGCACGGCGGGCGCTGGCCACCGAGGACGTGCCGATCGGCGCCGTCGTCATCGGTCCCGACGGCGGCGTACTCGGGACCGGAAGGAACGAACGGGAAGCCCACGGAGATCCCACGGCCCATGCCGAGATGGTGGCGATCCGCGAGGCAGCGGCCCGGCTCCAGGCGCTGAGGCTCAAAAACGGCGGCCACAGCGACGGCTGGCGGCTGGAGGACTGCACCCTGGTGGTGACCCTGGAGCCCTGCGCGATGTGCGCCGGGGCGATTGTGCTGGCGCGGATTCCCCGGGTGGTATTCGGTGCGTGGGACGAGAAGGCCGGGGCCGCCGGTTCGGTGTTCGATATTCTCCGCGAGCGCCGGCTCAACCACTGGGTGGAGGTCTACGCCGGCGTGCGCGAACAGGAGTGTGCCACGCTGCTGCGGGACTTCTTTGCCGGCCACCGGCAGGTCAGCTAA
- a CDS encoding phosphatase PAP2 family protein translates to MLIGGVIVVTLAFLGAEVYDNVVDKAGLANLDKPALALSEDLRTPWLNSAVTAFTNIGGGIGMPIVGSILTAWLTWAGRTWRPLVLVGGAAAASVTATTFGKKLFGRTRPDHADAVPPYEDSPSFPSGHTLNTTVVIGLVVYLACLQIQRTVARVSMITAGSIFIIAMGLSRVFLGHHWLTDVIAGWLLGLAWVGIVILAHRLFHVMRHREHAGPAPTFDHPVLRDEPGTHHGRQTHGSPGRDSSPG, encoded by the coding sequence ATGCTGATTGGCGGCGTGATCGTCGTGACGCTGGCGTTCCTCGGTGCCGAAGTCTACGACAACGTGGTGGACAAGGCCGGGCTCGCCAACCTGGACAAGCCTGCGCTGGCGCTGTCTGAGGACCTGCGGACGCCCTGGCTCAATTCCGCCGTCACTGCCTTCACCAATATTGGCGGCGGAATCGGCATGCCGATCGTCGGCAGCATCCTGACGGCGTGGCTGACGTGGGCAGGGCGCACCTGGCGGCCCCTCGTCCTGGTGGGCGGCGCTGCGGCTGCTTCGGTCACTGCAACCACCTTTGGCAAGAAGCTCTTTGGCCGCACCCGCCCGGACCATGCCGACGCTGTTCCGCCTTACGAAGATTCGCCGTCGTTCCCCAGCGGGCACACGCTTAACACCACGGTGGTGATCGGGCTGGTGGTGTACCTGGCGTGCCTGCAGATCCAGCGGACCGTTGCGCGGGTGTCCATGATCACGGCGGGTTCGATTTTCATCATCGCCATGGGCCTGAGCAGGGTATTCCTCGGCCATCACTGGCTGACGGATGTCATCGCCGGGTGGCTCCTTGGCCTCGCCTGGGTGGGCATCGTGATCCTGGCGCACCGGCTCTTCCATGTCATGAGGCACCGGGAGCACGCCGGGCCTGCACCGACATTTGACCATCCGGTGCTGCGGGATGAGCCGGGCACTCATCACGGGCGGCAAACCCACGGATCGCCGGGCCGGGACTCCAGCCCCGGGTGA
- the upp gene encoding uracil phosphoribosyltransferase — MRTLVVDHPLVAHKLTVLRDKNTPSPVFRQLTEELVTLLAYEATRDVRTQPVTIETPVSTTIGTAFTKPTPLVVPILRAGLGMLEGMTKLVPTAEVGFLGMARDEESLEIITYAERLPEDLTDRQIFVLDPMLATGGTLREAIKFLFKRGASDVTCICLLAAPEGLAKLQEELSDANVTIVLASIDEKLNEKSYIVPGLGDAGDRLYGIAG; from the coding sequence ATGCGCACACTCGTCGTGGACCACCCGCTGGTCGCCCACAAGCTCACCGTCCTGCGGGATAAGAACACCCCTTCCCCGGTCTTCCGCCAGCTCACCGAGGAACTGGTCACCCTCCTCGCCTACGAGGCGACCCGCGACGTCCGCACCCAGCCGGTCACCATCGAGACGCCGGTCAGCACCACCATCGGCACGGCGTTCACCAAGCCCACGCCGCTGGTGGTTCCCATTCTCCGTGCAGGCCTCGGCATGCTCGAGGGCATGACCAAGCTGGTCCCCACCGCCGAGGTCGGTTTCCTGGGTATGGCCCGCGATGAGGAAAGCCTCGAAATCATCACCTACGCAGAGCGCCTCCCCGAGGACCTGACGGACCGGCAGATCTTCGTCCTGGATCCCATGCTGGCCACCGGCGGCACGCTGCGCGAAGCCATCAAGTTCCTGTTCAAGCGTGGCGCCTCCGACGTCACGTGCATCTGCCTGCTGGCCGCGCCGGAGGGGCTGGCCAAGCTGCAGGAAGAGCTCTCGGACGCAAACGTCACGATCGTCCTGGCCTCCATCGACGAGAAGCTCAACGAGAAGTCCTACATTGTGCCCGGCCTGGGCGACGCCGGAGACCGCCTGTACGGCATCGCCGGCTAG
- a CDS encoding glyoxalase superfamily protein, translated as MDWKLELVFVPVSDVDRAKDFYVNKVGFNADYDERPMDGIRFVQLTPPGSACSIAIGEGLNDAPPGTAPSLQIVVSDIQAAHKQLKDNGVDVSDVDVQDWGHFVHFADPDGNKWAIQYLPQRPNG; from the coding sequence ATGGACTGGAAACTTGAACTTGTGTTTGTCCCCGTGTCCGATGTGGACCGCGCCAAGGACTTCTACGTCAACAAGGTGGGCTTCAACGCCGACTACGACGAGCGGCCCATGGACGGCATCCGCTTCGTCCAGCTGACCCCGCCGGGCTCGGCCTGTTCGATCGCCATTGGGGAGGGCCTGAACGACGCCCCTCCCGGCACGGCCCCGAGCCTGCAGATCGTGGTCAGTGACATTCAGGCCGCGCACAAGCAGCTCAAGGACAACGGCGTGGACGTCAGCGACGTCGACGTCCAGGACTGGGGACACTTCGTCCATTTTGCCGATCCCGACGGCAACAAATGGGCCATCCAGTACCTTCCCCAGCGCCCGAACGGCTAA
- a CDS encoding HAD-IA family hydrolase, whose protein sequence is MNLPADAAPTASAAPGATVLTARAVLFDMDGTLVDSTAVVEQVWGEFATRYGLDIAEILRTSHGVQAGDTVRRFAPSGADVVALTAELGAMERVRTEGIVALPGAADVLGSLPADAVALVTSADRVLADIRMEAAGLAMPDTAVTGDLVTRGKPHPEGYLRAAALLGVEPEDALVFEDAPAGIAAGLAAGIRTVAVGPNTGELPDGVLHIADYSTVTVTTYVDNAGVTAISFRF, encoded by the coding sequence ATGAACCTACCTGCCGACGCAGCCCCCACCGCTTCCGCTGCTCCGGGCGCGACTGTCCTGACTGCCCGGGCAGTCCTGTTCGACATGGACGGCACGCTGGTTGATTCCACCGCCGTTGTGGAGCAGGTGTGGGGCGAGTTCGCGACCCGCTACGGCCTGGACATCGCCGAGATCCTCCGGACCTCGCACGGTGTCCAGGCCGGTGACACGGTGCGGCGTTTTGCGCCTTCCGGGGCCGACGTCGTGGCCCTCACAGCGGAACTCGGCGCCATGGAACGGGTCCGGACAGAGGGCATTGTGGCGTTGCCCGGAGCGGCCGACGTGCTGGGCAGCCTCCCGGCGGATGCGGTGGCGCTGGTGACATCCGCAGACCGGGTCCTGGCCGATATCCGCATGGAAGCCGCCGGTCTGGCCATGCCTGACACGGCCGTTACAGGGGACCTTGTCACCCGCGGCAAGCCCCATCCGGAAGGCTACTTGCGTGCTGCGGCGCTGCTGGGCGTCGAGCCCGAAGATGCCCTGGTGTTTGAAGATGCCCCCGCCGGCATCGCCGCCGGGCTTGCCGCCGGCATCCGGACCGTCGCCGTCGGGCCCAACACCGGTGAGCTGCCGGACGGCGTCCTGCACATTGCCGACTACTCCACGGTCACCGTGACCACATACGTTGACAACGCCGGCGTGACGGCGATTTCCTTCCGCTTCTGA
- a CDS encoding STAS/SEC14 domain-containing protein, whose protein sequence is MTEVPIDGARGTVALRDGVLHVQWIPGLAISEDAAHAVMWAVNQLSSGRPYPMLVDMAESASMSRGARRVFALPSSVTRVALLGSSPVDRAMANFFLSLNAPAAPTRYFTSPEEAMTWLRNP, encoded by the coding sequence ATGACCGAGGTTCCGATTGATGGCGCCAGAGGCACGGTTGCACTGCGCGACGGTGTCCTGCATGTGCAATGGATTCCAGGCTTGGCCATCTCCGAGGATGCCGCGCACGCCGTGATGTGGGCCGTGAACCAGTTGAGCAGCGGGCGCCCTTATCCGATGCTGGTGGATATGGCAGAGTCGGCGTCCATGAGCCGCGGAGCACGGCGGGTCTTCGCCCTTCCCAGCAGCGTGACCAGGGTGGCTCTTCTCGGATCCTCTCCGGTGGACCGGGCAATGGCCAATTTCTTCCTCAGCCTCAACGCCCCGGCGGCGCCCACCAGGTACTTCACCAGCCCGGAGGAAGCCATGACGTGGCTCCGGAACCCTTAG
- a CDS encoding glycosyltransferase family 39 protein gives MTGPLPRVQSPAAAVTRPRLELGAMLLATGILYLWNLGASGWANAFYSAAAQAGSQDWTAWFFGSSDAANSITVDKPPAALWITGLSVRLFGLNSWSILVPQALMGVATVWLVYLAVRRAAVPATGDGLLAHRAGLLAGAVMALTPVAVLMFRFNNPDALLVLLMTAAAYAVLRSIQEARFRYLLLAGVLLGFGFLTKQLQVLLVVPGLAVAYLLAAPASLGRRLLHLLGAGAALAVSAGWWLAVVELVPEDARPYIGGSQSNSVLELTLGYNGLGRLTGDETGSVGGGNGWGVPGLLRLFNSEFGGQISWLLPSVLVLGGALLWLGRRAPRTDAVRASVVFWGSWVVVTGLTFSFMAGIIHPYYMVALAPGIAGLAGLGGVLLWQHRARLVAAVPLAAAIMVAGMMAFELLGRSASFVPWLRWVVLLGSGGAGVLVLSAAAGGLRLQLRLRRTLQRTTAALAVAASLAGPLAFSLSTAATAHSGAIVSAGPTDARTGAFTNIGRGGSLLGGQNIPAGPARQGRNTGAGMGGLLGAAAPTDAAVAALKSGADNYTWAAAVVGSNNAAGYQLATELPVMAVGGFNGTDPSPTLAEFQQLVAEGKIHYFIGGRIMQGETGSDAAAQIAAWVEASFEAQTVGGTTLYDLAQQAP, from the coding sequence ATGACAGGACCACTCCCCCGGGTACAGAGTCCAGCCGCTGCCGTTACGCGTCCGCGGCTGGAACTCGGAGCCATGCTACTGGCCACCGGAATCCTGTATTTGTGGAATCTTGGCGCCTCCGGGTGGGCCAACGCGTTCTATTCGGCCGCGGCCCAGGCCGGTTCGCAGGATTGGACCGCCTGGTTCTTCGGATCCTCGGACGCCGCCAACTCCATCACCGTGGACAAGCCTCCGGCCGCGCTCTGGATCACGGGCTTGTCGGTGCGGCTGTTCGGGTTGAATTCCTGGAGCATCCTGGTCCCCCAGGCGCTCATGGGCGTGGCCACGGTGTGGCTTGTCTACCTCGCGGTTCGCCGCGCCGCGGTCCCCGCCACCGGTGACGGGCTGCTGGCCCACCGGGCAGGCCTGCTGGCAGGCGCCGTGATGGCCCTTACGCCCGTGGCCGTGCTGATGTTCCGTTTCAACAACCCGGACGCGCTGCTGGTCCTGCTCATGACGGCGGCTGCCTACGCCGTCCTGCGCTCCATCCAGGAGGCACGGTTCCGCTACCTCCTTCTGGCCGGTGTGCTGCTGGGCTTCGGGTTCCTGACGAAGCAGCTCCAGGTCCTGCTGGTGGTCCCGGGCCTCGCCGTCGCGTACCTGTTGGCAGCCCCGGCCAGCCTTGGCAGGCGGTTGCTCCACCTGCTGGGCGCGGGAGCAGCCTTGGCGGTGTCGGCGGGGTGGTGGCTGGCCGTCGTCGAGCTCGTCCCCGAAGACGCCCGTCCCTACATCGGCGGTTCACAATCAAACTCCGTCCTTGAACTGACCCTCGGTTACAACGGACTGGGCCGGCTGACCGGCGACGAAACAGGAAGCGTGGGCGGCGGCAACGGCTGGGGCGTCCCGGGGTTGCTCCGCCTGTTCAACAGCGAATTCGGCGGTCAGATCTCCTGGCTGCTCCCCTCTGTGCTGGTGCTGGGTGGCGCTTTGCTCTGGCTGGGGCGGCGTGCTCCGCGGACCGATGCCGTCCGTGCGTCCGTGGTGTTTTGGGGCAGTTGGGTGGTGGTCACCGGCCTCACGTTCAGCTTCATGGCAGGGATCATCCACCCGTACTACATGGTGGCGCTGGCTCCCGGAATAGCCGGCCTCGCCGGCCTGGGCGGGGTGCTCCTGTGGCAGCACCGGGCAAGGCTGGTGGCAGCGGTGCCGCTGGCGGCGGCCATTATGGTGGCCGGGATGATGGCCTTCGAACTCCTGGGCCGGTCAGCATCCTTTGTGCCGTGGCTCCGGTGGGTTGTGCTCCTGGGATCCGGAGGCGCCGGCGTGCTGGTGCTTTCCGCCGCGGCCGGCGGGCTCCGGCTCCAGCTCCGGCTGCGTCGGACACTGCAGCGCACGACGGCGGCCCTCGCCGTCGCGGCCTCACTCGCCGGCCCGCTGGCCTTCTCGCTGTCCACCGCGGCGACCGCCCACAGCGGGGCAATTGTCAGCGCCGGCCCAACCGACGCACGCACCGGGGCTTTCACGAACATCGGCCGGGGAGGATCCCTGCTGGGCGGCCAAAACATCCCCGCAGGGCCGGCTCGGCAGGGCCGAAACACCGGCGCCGGGATGGGAGGCCTGCTCGGGGCCGCCGCGCCGACGGACGCTGCGGTGGCCGCGCTCAAGTCCGGGGCGGACAACTACACCTGGGCCGCCGCCGTCGTGGGTTCGAACAATGCTGCCGGCTATCAGCTGGCAACAGAACTTCCGGTGATGGCGGTGGGCGGCTTCAACGGCACGGACCCGTCACCCACCCTGGCGGAGTTTCAGCAGCTGGTGGCGGAGGGGAAGATCCACTACTTCATCGGCGGCCGCATCATGCAGGGTGAAACGGGTTCGGACGCCGCCGCGCAAATAGCCGCCTGGGTGGAAGCCAGCTTCGAAGCCCAGACCGTGGGCGGCACCACCCTGTACGATCTCGCGCAGCAGGCGCCCTGA
- a CDS encoding glycosyltransferase family 39 protein gives MTATAASPAQTTESQQARSGVIARRTLRQYGSGDRARRLLFGNQARWVRPSAALLLVLTGALYLWNLQATGYANSFYAAAIQAGTKDWTALLFGSLDAGNAITVDKPPAALWIPALSGRIFGFSALSMLVPQALMGVAAVGLLYLAVKRVSGPAAGLLAGGALALTPVAALMFRFNNPDAMLTLCLVLAAYLTIRAIEKAGWKWLVAAGAVIGLAFLTKMLQGFLIVPGLGLAYLWAAPATLRRRILHLLGAAAGIAVVAGSYIALFQLTPASARPYMAGSENNSFLELTFGYNGLGRITGSGGGMPGGGMPGGMPGGGMPGGDGMGGNVGFGGTAGITRMFGTSFGGEVSWLLPAALILLAAGLWFTRREARTSRTRASLLLWGGWLLVTAGILSFMGGTVHPYYAVALAPAIAALVGIGSVELSRGRAYWSARLVLAATVLASSAWSAVLLGRQASWLPWLRVVVVILGVLGALALVLRLDSHGVPARLRKAAAVGVVVTSLLAGGLGTAAWTVATASQPHSGSIPTSGPTASAMGGPGGDFGGLGVALGTGGMGGGMGGETAASTELTELLKSSGAKWSAIVSGASQAANLELASGTSVIALGGWNGGDPYPTLAQFQDMVDRGEIGYFISGGGMGGGMGGGRGGSSEVATWVADNFQAQTVGSTTVYKLVQ, from the coding sequence ATGACCGCCACCGCTGCTTCCCCTGCCCAGACGACAGAGAGCCAACAGGCGCGGTCAGGCGTCATCGCGCGCAGAACCCTCCGGCAATACGGCTCCGGAGACCGCGCACGCCGGCTGCTCTTCGGAAACCAGGCGCGCTGGGTGAGGCCATCGGCGGCGCTGCTGCTGGTGCTCACCGGTGCCCTGTACCTGTGGAACCTGCAAGCCACAGGGTATGCCAACTCCTTCTATGCCGCCGCGATACAGGCCGGCACCAAGGACTGGACCGCACTGCTGTTTGGCTCCCTTGACGCCGGCAATGCGATCACGGTGGACAAGCCTCCGGCAGCACTCTGGATCCCGGCCCTGTCCGGGCGGATCTTCGGCTTCTCCGCGCTGAGCATGCTGGTGCCGCAGGCACTCATGGGAGTCGCCGCCGTCGGGCTTCTATACCTGGCCGTCAAGCGTGTGTCCGGCCCCGCGGCGGGCCTCCTTGCCGGCGGCGCCCTGGCGCTGACGCCGGTGGCGGCCCTGATGTTCCGGTTCAACAATCCGGACGCCATGCTCACGCTCTGCCTGGTGCTGGCCGCCTACCTGACCATCCGCGCCATCGAAAAGGCCGGCTGGAAATGGCTCGTGGCGGCAGGTGCCGTGATTGGTCTGGCGTTCCTGACCAAGATGCTGCAGGGATTCCTGATTGTGCCGGGCCTGGGCCTCGCCTACCTGTGGGCGGCCCCGGCAACGCTGCGGCGCCGGATCCTCCACCTGCTCGGCGCCGCCGCAGGCATCGCCGTGGTGGCCGGCAGCTACATCGCTCTTTTCCAGCTGACGCCCGCTTCGGCCCGCCCGTATATGGCCGGCTCGGAGAACAACAGTTTCCTGGAGCTAACCTTCGGCTACAACGGGCTCGGCCGGATCACCGGATCCGGCGGCGGCATGCCCGGTGGTGGAATGCCTGGCGGCATGCCCGGCGGAGGCATGCCCGGCGGCGACGGGATGGGCGGGAACGTGGGCTTCGGCGGAACAGCGGGCATCACGCGGATGTTCGGCACGAGCTTTGGCGGCGAAGTGTCCTGGCTCCTGCCGGCGGCCCTGATCCTCCTGGCCGCAGGCCTCTGGTTCACCCGCCGCGAGGCCCGGACGTCCAGGACGCGGGCGTCGTTGTTGCTCTGGGGCGGGTGGCTCCTGGTCACCGCAGGAATCCTGAGCTTCATGGGCGGCACCGTCCACCCCTACTACGCCGTGGCTCTGGCACCGGCCATCGCGGCGCTCGTGGGCATCGGCTCCGTGGAACTGTCGCGGGGGCGAGCCTACTGGTCCGCGCGGCTTGTGCTGGCAGCCACCGTCCTGGCCAGCTCGGCATGGTCGGCCGTGCTGCTGGGGCGGCAGGCATCCTGGCTGCCGTGGCTGCGGGTCGTTGTGGTGATTCTTGGCGTCCTCGGCGCGCTGGCGCTGGTGCTTCGCCTGGATTCCCACGGCGTTCCGGCCAGGCTCCGCAAGGCTGCCGCGGTGGGAGTGGTGGTGACGTCCCTGCTGGCCGGCGGTTTGGGAACCGCGGCATGGACCGTTGCGACGGCGTCCCAGCCGCATTCCGGTTCCATCCCCACGTCCGGACCGACAGCTTCCGCGATGGGCGGCCCGGGCGGCGACTTTGGCGGACTGGGCGTCGCCTTGGGCACGGGCGGAATGGGCGGCGGCATGGGCGGGGAAACCGCCGCCAGTACGGAGCTCACGGAGCTGCTGAAGTCCTCCGGCGCCAAGTGGTCCGCCATTGTTTCCGGCGCCTCCCAGGCCGCGAACCTGGAGCTGGCTTCCGGCACCAGCGTGATTGCCCTGGGCGGCTGGAACGGCGGCGATCCGTACCCGACGCTGGCCCAGTTCCAGGACATGGTGGACCGCGGAGAAATCGGATACTTCATCTCCGGCGGAGGTATGGGCGGAGGTATGGGCGGGGGCCGGGGAGGCAGCTCGGAAGTAGCAACCTGGGTGGCCGACAACTTCCAGGCGCAGACAGTCGGAAGCACCACTGTCTACAAGCTGGTCCAGTAG